The following coding sequences lie in one Bifidobacterium sp. ESL0690 genomic window:
- the leuA gene encoding 2-isopropylmalate synthase: protein MGQDQQSSVFDLAAVAAQSNGGNNDLLLPPRRFVGEPQKPSKMPYTKYVAYDKQIPFDYPERTWPEKKLRRAPRWCSVDLRDGNQALVNPMDSERKLRFWNLLISMGFKEIEVGFPSASDTDYDFVRLLIERELIPDDVTIVVLTQAREHLIRKTYECLRGAKRAVVHFYNSVSVLQREVVFRKDKEGIKKLATDAAELCKDLEGAAGGTDLYYEYSPESFTGTEPDYAVEVCNAVIDVIKPTPDHKMIINLPATVEMTTPNVFADEVEYVSNNLKDRDSVVLSLHPHNDEGMGVAATELAVLAGADRVEGCLLGNGERTGNVDLVTLGLNMLTQGVDPQIDYSDVPKIRKTVEYCNQLTISERHPYAGNFVFTAFSGSHQDAIKKGLEAREAAAERAGANLDDFVWLVPYLPIDPKDIGRSYKAIIRVNSQSGKGGMAYLLKTNHNLDLPKRLQIEFEKVVQDYADKTDKEVKDDEIWRLFKDEYLPVEENGAFAASEAVGDEGDENLESWGRLKLLNVSVTSGADGSDTVLKAKLLDRGAEPGADPIEREVSGAGNGPLDAFLNALSTIGLTVSVMDYAEHAMTAGTDAMAASYIECQIGGEANAKIIWGVGIDSSITTSSLKAIISAINRSMR from the coding sequence ATGGGTCAGGATCAACAATCATCAGTGTTTGATCTCGCGGCAGTTGCCGCACAATCCAATGGAGGTAACAACGACCTGCTGCTGCCTCCCCGTCGCTTCGTAGGAGAACCCCAAAAGCCCAGCAAGATGCCATATACCAAGTATGTGGCCTACGACAAGCAGATTCCGTTCGATTACCCCGAGCGCACCTGGCCGGAAAAGAAGCTGCGCCGCGCCCCGCGCTGGTGCTCGGTCGATCTGCGTGACGGCAATCAGGCGCTGGTCAACCCGATGGATTCCGAGCGCAAGCTGCGTTTCTGGAACCTCCTGATTTCCATGGGATTCAAGGAGATCGAGGTCGGTTTCCCGTCGGCTTCCGACACGGATTATGATTTCGTGCGTCTGCTTATCGAGCGCGAACTTATTCCCGACGACGTCACCATCGTCGTGTTGACGCAGGCCCGCGAACATTTGATTCGCAAGACTTACGAATGCCTGCGTGGCGCCAAGCGTGCCGTGGTGCATTTCTACAATTCCGTTTCCGTCCTGCAGCGCGAAGTCGTCTTCCGCAAGGACAAAGAGGGCATCAAGAAGCTGGCGACCGATGCGGCCGAGCTTTGCAAGGACCTTGAAGGCGCTGCCGGTGGCACCGACCTCTATTACGAGTATTCGCCTGAATCCTTCACCGGAACCGAGCCGGATTACGCCGTCGAAGTCTGCAACGCCGTTATCGACGTCATCAAGCCGACACCGGATCACAAGATGATCATCAACCTGCCGGCCACCGTCGAAATGACCACGCCGAACGTTTTCGCCGACGAGGTCGAGTACGTCTCCAACAACCTCAAAGACCGCGATTCCGTCGTTCTCTCGCTGCATCCACACAATGACGAGGGCATGGGCGTCGCTGCTACGGAGCTGGCCGTGCTGGCCGGGGCCGACCGCGTTGAAGGCTGCCTCTTAGGAAACGGCGAACGCACCGGCAACGTCGATCTGGTCACTCTGGGCCTCAATATGCTCACGCAGGGCGTCGATCCGCAGATTGACTATTCCGACGTGCCGAAGATTCGCAAGACCGTCGAATACTGCAACCAGCTCACCATTTCCGAGCGCCACCCCTACGCCGGCAATTTCGTGTTCACCGCCTTCTCCGGCTCCCATCAGGACGCCATTAAGAAGGGGCTCGAGGCCCGCGAAGCCGCGGCGGAACGCGCCGGAGCCAACCTCGACGACTTCGTCTGGCTTGTGCCCTACCTGCCTATCGACCCGAAGGACATCGGCCGCAGCTACAAGGCCATCATCCGCGTCAACTCGCAGTCCGGCAAGGGCGGTATGGCTTACTTGCTCAAGACCAACCACAACCTCGACCTGCCCAAGCGCTTGCAGATCGAGTTCGAAAAGGTCGTTCAGGATTACGCCGACAAGACCGACAAAGAGGTCAAGGACGACGAGATCTGGCGCCTCTTCAAGGACGAGTACCTCCCGGTCGAGGAGAACGGTGCGTTCGCGGCCAGTGAGGCCGTGGGCGACGAGGGCGACGAGAACCTCGAATCGTGGGGTCGCTTGAAGCTGCTCAACGTTTCGGTGACTTCCGGCGCGGACGGTTCCGACACCGTCTTGAAGGCCAAGCTGCTCGACCGCGGCGCAGAGCCGGGTGCCGATCCGATCGAGCGCGAGGTTTCGGGAGCCGGCAACGGCCCGCTCGATGCGTTCCTCAATGCGCTTTCCACGATTGGCCTTACGGTCAGCGTCATGGACTACGCCGAGCACGCCATGACCGCCGGCACCGACGCAATGGCCGCCTCGTACATCGAGTGCCAGATCGGCGGCGAGGCCAATGCGAAGATCATCTGGGGCGTTGGCATCGATTCGTCGATTACCACCAGCTCGCTCAAGGCGATCATCTCCGCGATCAACCGCTCGATGCGCTAG
- a CDS encoding DUF5701 family protein: protein MSKASKEAQKQLDRIVALGYPDVADMSAAAFHALARPLIDALKDSDLGENILLVPTHELVSPESLIARTSINRMAGFTTMPPRDVASFLPQDGFEPPEGPFYLVVDPHTGTAYVNREPDVARKLIDSDERMPLTLEEGLAIATQHPDWLVKKNGFNLLGSRSADGRVPSIWMSQNAPRLGSVWPTSRHTWLGNAYCQARRGVSLFR, encoded by the coding sequence ATGTCGAAGGCATCTAAAGAAGCGCAAAAACAACTGGACCGCATCGTGGCGTTGGGCTATCCCGACGTGGCCGATATGAGTGCGGCGGCGTTCCATGCTCTTGCGCGTCCGCTCATCGATGCCCTGAAAGACAGTGATCTGGGAGAGAACATCCTTCTCGTTCCTACCCACGAACTGGTGAGTCCGGAGTCGCTGATCGCCCGAACCAGCATCAACCGTATGGCCGGCTTCACCACCATGCCCCCGCGCGATGTCGCCAGTTTCCTCCCTCAGGACGGCTTCGAGCCGCCGGAGGGCCCGTTCTATCTGGTCGTTGACCCGCACACCGGCACTGCTTACGTCAACCGCGAACCGGACGTCGCCCGCAAGCTCATCGATTCCGACGAGCGCATGCCGCTGACCCTTGAAGAAGGCCTTGCCATCGCCACTCAGCACCCGGATTGGCTGGTGAAAAAGAACGGCTTCAACCTGCTCGGTTCCCGCAGCGCCGACGGCCGCGTGCCCAGCATCTGGATGAGCCAAAATGCCCCGCGCCTGGGCTCCGTCTGGCCTACTTCCCGCCACACGTGGCTTGGCAACGCTTACTGCCAGGCTCGTCGCGGAGTCTCGCTTTTCCGCTGA
- a CDS encoding aspartate-semialdehyde dehydrogenase, whose protein sequence is MSESNGQQRKVNVAVLGATGQVGMVMRRVLDERNFPINNLRFLASSHSAGTVLKWRDRDIVVEDVAKADLSGIDIAIFSAGGGTSKIWAPKFAEAGAYVIDNSSQWRMHDDVPLVVAEANPDDLDDIPRRIVANPNCTTMACIPVLKALDTHFGLKRLIVSSYQAVSGAGRAGVEQLMNEAKAAVDQGADKLVFDGSAIDFPKPTKVVRTIAFNAVPFIGAIVDDGSEETDEEQKLRNESRKILHLPNLAASCTCVRVGVFTAHGMSVNAEFERDVTPDMAREVLKDAPGVELNDIPTPQLAAGKDPSFVGRIRQDQAVDGKKGLAFFIANDNLRKGAALNAVELAEIVARKHFGA, encoded by the coding sequence ATGTCTGAATCAAACGGACAACAGCGCAAGGTCAACGTCGCGGTGCTGGGAGCCACCGGCCAGGTCGGCATGGTGATGCGTCGCGTGCTCGACGAACGGAATTTCCCCATCAATAACCTGCGTTTCCTCGCTTCCTCGCATTCCGCCGGCACCGTGCTCAAATGGCGTGACCGCGACATCGTGGTCGAGGACGTGGCCAAGGCCGACTTGAGCGGCATTGATATCGCCATTTTCTCTGCCGGCGGCGGCACTTCGAAGATTTGGGCACCGAAGTTCGCCGAAGCCGGAGCGTATGTGATCGACAATTCATCGCAGTGGCGTATGCACGACGACGTGCCGTTGGTTGTCGCTGAGGCCAATCCCGACGATCTTGATGACATTCCGCGCCGCATCGTCGCCAACCCGAACTGCACCACGATGGCCTGCATTCCCGTGTTGAAGGCGCTGGACACTCACTTCGGCCTCAAGCGCCTGATTGTCAGCTCCTATCAGGCGGTTTCCGGAGCCGGCCGCGCCGGAGTCGAGCAGCTGATGAACGAGGCCAAGGCCGCCGTCGATCAGGGCGCCGACAAGCTCGTTTTCGACGGTTCCGCCATCGATTTCCCCAAGCCCACCAAGGTCGTGCGCACCATCGCCTTCAACGCCGTGCCGTTCATCGGTGCCATTGTCGATGATGGCAGCGAAGAGACCGACGAGGAGCAGAAGCTCAGGAACGAAAGCCGCAAGATTCTGCACCTGCCGAACCTCGCCGCTTCCTGCACCTGCGTGCGCGTCGGCGTCTTCACCGCCCATGGCATGTCGGTCAACGCCGAGTTCGAGCGCGATGTCACACCCGACATGGCCCGTGAGGTGCTGAAGGACGCTCCGGGCGTCGAGCTCAACGACATCCCGACCCCGCAACTGGCTGCCGGCAAGGACCCGAGCTTTGTTGGCCGCATCCGTCAGGACCAGGCCGTCGATGGCAAGAAAGGCCTCGCATTCTTCATCGCCAACGACAATCTGCGTAAGGGTGCTGCCTTGAACGCCGTCGAGCTCGCCGAGATCGTAGCCCGCAAGCATTTTGGTGCGTGA
- a CDS encoding ACT domain-containing protein: MGDIFPDLGPETPVISGVAHDRTESLVTVRGVPDEPGMAARVFTELAKSGINIDMIVQAGASTGKADISFTVPDATVKTVEKALDGKKAKLGYDSYFVNTNVGKVAVVGVGMKTHSGLAAKFFEALSAEHINVMMISTSEIRIAALVPLDQLDDAVRALHTAYGLDADQVEAVVYGGTGR, translated from the coding sequence ATGGGCGACATTTTCCCCGATCTCGGCCCCGAGACCCCGGTGATTTCCGGTGTGGCCCACGACCGCACCGAATCCCTGGTCACCGTGCGCGGCGTTCCCGACGAGCCGGGTATGGCCGCCCGCGTGTTCACCGAACTTGCCAAAAGCGGCATCAACATCGACATGATCGTGCAGGCCGGCGCGTCCACTGGCAAGGCCGACATCTCCTTCACCGTCCCCGATGCCACGGTCAAAACCGTCGAGAAGGCGCTTGACGGCAAGAAGGCGAAGCTTGGTTACGACTCCTATTTCGTCAATACGAACGTCGGCAAGGTCGCCGTGGTGGGTGTGGGTATGAAAACCCATTCCGGCCTCGCCGCCAAGTTCTTCGAGGCCCTGAGCGCCGAACACATCAACGTGATGATGATTTCGACTTCCGAAATCCGCATCGCGGCCCTCGTTCCGCTCGACCAGCTCGACGACGCGGTGCGTGCGCTGCATACGGCTTATGGCCTCGACGCCGATCAGGTGGAGGCTGTGGTCTACGGCGGCACCGGTCGCTGA
- a CDS encoding aspartate kinase, with product MALIVQKYGGSSVADAESIKRVAKRIVETKRKGNNVAVVVSAMGDTTDDLIDQAMSIDSNPPAREMDMLMTAGERISMSLLAMAIHAAGERAYSFTGSQAGFMTDAQFGAAHIKAVKPERVAHVVHDGKIAIVAGFQGINADGDYTTLGRGGSDTSAVALAVALGADICEIYTDVDGIFTADPRIVPSARRIPSISYDAILEMASCGSKVLALRCVEYAQRFNMPLHVRSSFSHRMGTLVVPEGVDARELPNLE from the coding sequence GTGGCGCTTATCGTGCAGAAATACGGCGGGTCATCTGTGGCCGATGCCGAGTCCATCAAGCGCGTTGCCAAGCGGATTGTGGAGACGAAACGCAAGGGCAATAATGTCGCCGTCGTCGTTTCGGCGATGGGTGACACCACCGACGATCTGATCGACCAAGCCATGAGCATTGATTCCAATCCTCCCGCGCGCGAGATGGACATGCTGATGACAGCAGGCGAACGCATCTCGATGAGCCTTCTGGCAATGGCCATCCACGCAGCCGGTGAGCGTGCATACTCCTTCACCGGTTCCCAGGCCGGTTTCATGACCGATGCACAATTCGGCGCGGCACACATCAAGGCCGTCAAGCCGGAGCGCGTGGCCCATGTCGTGCATGATGGCAAGATCGCCATCGTCGCCGGTTTCCAAGGCATCAACGCGGACGGCGATTACACCACGTTGGGCCGTGGAGGTTCCGACACCTCGGCTGTCGCGCTCGCGGTGGCGCTCGGAGCGGATATCTGTGAAATCTATACGGACGTCGATGGCATTTTCACCGCAGATCCGCGTATCGTTCCCAGCGCTCGCCGCATTCCCTCCATCAGCTACGACGCCATCCTTGAAATGGCTTCCTGCGGTTCGAAGGTCCTGGCCTTGCGTTGCGTGGAATACGCCCAGCGTTTCAACATGCCGTTGCATGTGCGCAGTTCGTTCTCTCATCGGATGGGCACGTTGGTGGTGCCGGAAGGCGTGGACGCGCGCGAGTTGCCGAACCTGGAGTGA